In Zunongwangia profunda SM-A87, the following proteins share a genomic window:
- the mrdA gene encoding penicillin-binding protein 2, whose amino-acid sequence MRRILLYIIILTTGFIFLGRLFYLQIVDDSFAVRSNDNAVKVIYDYPQRGYIYDRDGELMVSNQPSYDVMVIPRNLKPFDTTELCEIVSIERKELERRLDKAKIYSPFLPSVIVPQLTKSEYAFLQEKMRNYEGFYIQKRSLRDYHVDHSANVLGFIAEVSPATIKNNPYYTSGDLIGRKGVESVYEDTLRGIKGVKYIQKDKLNRDIGPYKDGIYDTLPERGKDITISVDSDLQAYGEYLMTNKRGGIIAIEPSSGEILSMVTAPTYDPADLVGRKRSPNFSKMWLDSTARPLYDRSILAQYPPGSPFKTMNALIALQEGVVDTDDTFSCHNGYSYGRGRKMGCHSHASPLAMTQGIAQSCNSYFAQVYRKIIEKYPTPQEGMDAWNKHVSSFGLGDYLGNDLSTGRPGKIPTAEYYNKIYDYPTYRWYATATLSNAIGQGEVLLTPIQLANMTATIANRGWYYTPHMIKEIDGKPIKDKRFIKKHHTTIDPENFEPVVEGMHQVYKNGTASSLQIEGIEIAGKTGTAENFVRVNGKRMQLTDHSIFVAFAPVDNPKIAIAVFVENGYWGGRYGGKIASLMIEKYLKGKITRTDLEDFIMDPKNSLEDEYEKPYSGEPFLINDGKKNGWL is encoded by the coding sequence ATGAGAAGAATTCTGTTATACATTATTATCCTTACCACCGGGTTCATTTTTTTGGGCAGGCTTTTTTACCTACAAATTGTAGACGATAGTTTTGCCGTTAGATCAAATGATAATGCGGTAAAGGTTATTTATGATTATCCACAGCGGGGATATATTTACGATCGTGATGGTGAACTTATGGTTTCTAACCAACCCTCTTATGATGTTATGGTTATTCCCCGTAATCTCAAACCATTCGACACTACAGAACTTTGTGAAATTGTAAGTATAGAGCGTAAAGAATTAGAGCGCAGATTGGATAAGGCAAAAATTTACTCTCCATTTTTACCTTCAGTAATTGTTCCCCAGCTTACCAAAAGTGAATATGCGTTTTTACAGGAAAAAATGCGTAATTACGAAGGTTTTTATATTCAAAAACGATCTTTAAGAGATTATCATGTAGATCATAGCGCCAATGTTTTAGGTTTTATTGCTGAAGTTAGCCCTGCCACAATTAAAAACAATCCTTACTATACCAGTGGTGACCTTATTGGCAGAAAAGGAGTGGAAAGCGTTTATGAAGATACCCTACGTGGAATAAAAGGAGTAAAATATATCCAGAAAGATAAACTGAATCGTGATATTGGACCTTACAAAGACGGAATTTATGATACCCTTCCAGAACGCGGTAAGGATATCACTATTTCAGTTGATTCAGATTTACAGGCATACGGTGAATATCTGATGACCAACAAGCGTGGCGGTATTATCGCCATAGAACCTTCATCAGGCGAAATCCTATCGATGGTTACCGCTCCTACTTACGATCCTGCGGATTTAGTAGGTAGAAAGAGATCGCCAAATTTTAGTAAAATGTGGTTAGATTCTACGGCCAGACCTCTTTACGATCGTAGTATCCTTGCCCAATATCCACCAGGATCACCATTTAAAACCATGAATGCATTAATTGCCTTGCAGGAAGGCGTTGTGGATACCGATGATACTTTTTCCTGTCATAATGGATATAGCTATGGTCGTGGTCGCAAAATGGGTTGCCACTCTCATGCAAGTCCGCTTGCCATGACTCAGGGAATTGCCCAATCTTGCAATTCCTATTTTGCCCAGGTATATCGAAAGATTATTGAGAAATATCCAACTCCACAAGAAGGCATGGACGCCTGGAATAAACATGTAAGCAGTTTTGGATTAGGCGATTATTTAGGTAACGATTTGAGTACAGGCCGACCTGGTAAAATTCCAACTGCAGAATATTATAATAAAATTTACGATTATCCAACCTACCGATGGTATGCCACCGCTACATTATCTAATGCTATAGGCCAGGGTGAAGTATTATTAACCCCTATTCAGCTTGCTAACATGACGGCTACAATTGCGAATAGAGGCTGGTACTATACTCCGCATATGATTAAAGAAATCGATGGCAAGCCCATAAAAGACAAAAGATTTATTAAAAAACATCATACCACTATTGATCCTGAAAATTTTGAACCAGTGGTAGAAGGCATGCATCAGGTTTATAAAAACGGTACTGCGAGCTCTTTACAGATTGAAGGCATTGAAATTGCCGGAAAAACTGGAACGGCAGAGAATTTTGTTCGAGTTAACGGTAAAAGAATGCAACTTACCGATCACTCCATTTTCGTAGCCTTTGCGCCAGTCGATAACCCTAAAATTGCCATTGCAGTTTTTGTAGAAAACGGATACTGGGGCGGACGTTACGGCGGTAAAATTGCTAGCTTAATGATCGAAAAATATTTAAAAGGAAAAATCACCCGTACAGATCTGGAAGATTTTATAATGGATCCTAAGAATAGTTTAGAAGACGAATACGAAAAACCCTATAGTGGAGAACCTTTCTTAATCAATGATGGCAAGAAAAACGGCTGGCTTTGA